The Thiosulfativibrio zosterae genome has a window encoding:
- the prmC gene encoding peptide chain release factor N(5)-glutamine methyltransferase, giving the protein MTPLTLVEALHLGKHRLTSDTARLDAEVLLAFVLQKDRTYLYTWPEKQLSAEQSQQFLELIQQRQLGHPVAHLTGQREFWGLNLTVNRHTLIPRPDTEVLVEVALEKLQGLQHPKVLDMGTGSGAIICAIKSERPDSEATALDFQLEALAIAQQNAKQFNLDIQFIHSNWFNAIANQTFDLIVSNPPYIEEQDPHLSQGDVRFEPITALTAGMSGLDDIQHLIKAAKSHLNDQAWLILEHGYNQEASVQALFSEHGYQQIQTVKDYQQNARVTLGQWLQTPETNR; this is encoded by the coding sequence ATGACCCCATTAACGCTGGTGGAAGCACTGCATCTTGGAAAGCATCGCCTAACCAGCGATACGGCTCGATTGGATGCTGAAGTTTTACTGGCGTTTGTGCTGCAAAAAGACCGAACCTACCTTTACACCTGGCCTGAAAAACAACTCTCCGCAGAACAATCCCAGCAATTTTTAGAACTGATTCAGCAACGCCAGCTCGGTCACCCTGTGGCGCATTTAACGGGGCAACGCGAGTTTTGGGGGCTTAACTTAACCGTTAATCGTCATACGCTTATCCCTCGACCTGACACTGAAGTCCTTGTAGAAGTGGCTTTGGAAAAACTGCAGGGATTGCAACACCCGAAAGTATTAGACATGGGCACCGGGTCTGGCGCGATTATTTGCGCCATCAAATCAGAACGCCCCGACTCAGAAGCGACTGCGCTGGACTTTCAACTCGAAGCCTTAGCCATCGCCCAGCAAAATGCCAAACAGTTCAACTTGGATATTCAATTTATTCACAGCAATTGGTTTAACGCTATTGCGAATCAAACTTTCGACCTAATTGTATCCAACCCACCCTACATTGAAGAACAAGACCCCCACTTATCGCAAGGTGATGTGCGCTTTGAACCCATCACCGCACTCACGGCTGGCATGTCTGGATTAGACGATATTCAACACCTCATTAAGGCGGCAAAAAGCCATTTAAATGACCAGGCCTGGTTGATTTTAGAGCACGGTTATAATCAAGAAGCCAGTGTTCAAGCCTTGTTTTCTGAACATGGATATCAACAAATTCAAACCGTTAAAGATTATCAACAAAATGCCCGAGTGACGCTAGGGCAATGGTTGCAAACACCGGAGACCAACAGATGA
- the prfA gene encoding peptide chain release factor 1, producing the protein MKNSIRAKLETLVERLDELNHLISDPDTISDQNKFRNLSKEHSQLTPVVESFNQFCKAEANLAEAQAMVNSGDADLKEMALEEIPELESEIETLELDLQKMLLPKDPNDDANIFLEIRAGTGGDEAAIFAGDLFRMYSRYAETKRWQVEVLNTNEGEHGGYKEIICRIIGDGAYSKLKFESGAHRVQRVPATETQGRVHTSAATVVIMAEAPDVEQVDLNPADLKVDTFRASGAGGQHVNKTDSAIRITHIPTGTVVECQDERSQHKNRARAMSLLAARIMDERQRKHDAVIAQERKSLVGTGDRSERIRTYNYPQGRVTDHRINLTLYKLDEIMQGALGQVLDPLAHEYQAELLASLSGDNAA; encoded by the coding sequence ATGAAAAATTCGATTCGCGCAAAACTAGAAACCTTAGTTGAAAGACTGGATGAACTTAATCACCTCATTTCAGACCCTGACACCATTTCAGACCAAAACAAGTTTCGCAACCTCAGCAAAGAACATTCGCAACTGACACCCGTTGTTGAAAGTTTTAACCAGTTTTGTAAAGCCGAAGCCAATCTTGCAGAAGCGCAAGCGATGGTTAACTCGGGGGATGCCGACCTTAAAGAAATGGCACTTGAAGAAATTCCCGAACTTGAATCTGAAATTGAAACGCTTGAATTAGATTTGCAAAAAATGTTACTGCCCAAAGACCCCAATGATGATGCGAACATATTTTTAGAAATTCGTGCGGGCACGGGTGGTGACGAGGCTGCGATTTTTGCAGGTGACCTATTTCGTATGTACAGCCGTTATGCCGAAACCAAACGCTGGCAAGTGGAAGTTTTAAATACCAATGAAGGCGAACATGGCGGATACAAAGAAATCATTTGCCGTATTATTGGCGACGGTGCTTATTCCAAACTGAAGTTCGAATCAGGCGCACATAGAGTGCAACGCGTTCCCGCAACCGAAACCCAAGGCCGCGTCCATACCTCTGCTGCCACCGTTGTCATCATGGCCGAAGCGCCAGATGTTGAACAAGTCGACCTAAATCCTGCGGACCTTAAAGTCGATACCTTTCGCGCTTCAGGTGCGGGTGGACAGCATGTTAACAAAACGGATTCGGCCATTCGTATTACCCATATCCCCACAGGAACCGTGGTTGAATGCCAAGATGAACGCTCGCAACATAAAAACCGCGCAAGAGCCATGTCCTTGTTGGCGGCACGCATCATGGACGAACGCCAACGCAAACACGATGCCGTCATTGCGCAAGAGCGTAAAAGTTTAGTCGGCACAGGCGATCGTTCGGAGCGTATTCGCACCTATAACTATCCACAAGGTCGCGTAACCGATCATCGCATCAACTTAACGCTTTATAAGCTAGACGAAATCATGCAAGGTGCTTTAGGTCAAGTGTTAGACCCTCTTGCCCACGAGTATCAAGCAGAACTGTTGGCCAGCCTGAGTGGTGATAACGCCGCATGA